In Gemmatimonadaceae bacterium, a genomic segment contains:
- a CDS encoding DUF4397 domain-containing protein, with translation MRLLRFAPFALAGAVILGCKQDITGTNTDVPSLAYVRYVHAMPDTGEVDVHLVDAVENLNFGDPSTGYTPYRTVTQYTGIVPGARHFRVFTNMQSTDINVVSQVIFDTTLTLAASTYYTILHTGYARTGVTPHQHFVLLTDAPPAVTASQVAVRAIVATPGLGPVDLDKTADTTTAATLPASPTFANVAFGTPTAFSMFATGAAAFRAFNQGTTSPILAKVQAPAGAAQQALLDPVAGVTVGGTALTAFIFERGVAGSPNTKITTAGIVYGVDVRPPRQ, from the coding sequence ATGAGACTACTTCGCTTTGCGCCGTTTGCACTGGCCGGCGCCGTGATCCTTGGTTGCAAACAGGACATCACGGGGACCAACACGGATGTCCCGTCGCTGGCGTACGTGCGCTACGTGCACGCGATGCCTGATACCGGCGAAGTGGACGTCCACCTCGTCGACGCCGTCGAGAATCTCAACTTCGGCGACCCGTCGACGGGCTACACGCCCTATCGCACCGTCACACAGTACACAGGTATTGTCCCGGGAGCTCGCCACTTCCGTGTGTTCACCAACATGCAGAGCACGGATATCAACGTCGTGTCGCAGGTGATCTTCGATACCACGCTAACTCTCGCGGCCAGCACGTACTATACCATCCTGCACACCGGCTATGCGCGCACCGGAGTGACGCCGCATCAGCACTTCGTGCTCTTGACCGACGCTCCGCCGGCGGTGACTGCAAGCCAGGTCGCGGTTCGCGCGATCGTGGCCACGCCAGGACTTGGTCCGGTCGACCTCGACAAGACAGCCGACACGACGACGGCAGCGACGCTTCCGGCCTCACCGACGTTCGCGAACGTCGCTTTCGGAACGCCGACCGCCTTCTCGATGTTCGCCACCGGCGCCGCCGCGTTCCGCGCCTTCAACCAGGGAACGACGAGTCCAATTTTGGCCAAGGTTCAGGCTCCGGCGGGCGCGGCGCAGCAGGCGCTGCTCGATCCCGTCGCCGGCGTCACGGTTGGCGGGACGGCGTTGACGGCGTTCATCTTTGAACGAGGAGTTGCCGGAAGCCCGAACACCAAGATCACGACCGCAGGTATCGTTTACGGCGTCGACGTTCGGCCGCCGCGGCAGTAG